A single genomic interval of uncultured Desulfobulbus sp. harbors:
- a CDS encoding DMT family transporter, with product MQGEKQPTVQADLLLLLVALIWGFGFVAQRAGMDHVGPFTFNGIRFILGGLCLLPLAWGRSSGPSLSAVPQIGLGKAGFMAGTLLFAAATLQQVGLQYTTAGKAGFITGLYVVLVPMLGLFFRQRTNSGTWVGAVAAAIGLYLLSVNEDFRIEFGDLLELIGALFWAGHVLILSYLSPRTNPVRLAMVQFYVCGLLSLLAGVYLEQISLQGILDAALPIFYGGVCSVGAGYTLQVVVQRRAHPSHAAILLSLESPFAALGGWLLLGEMLSGRALLGCSLMLAGMLVSQLWPMMLHGKDRDAKPVA from the coding sequence ATGCAAGGAGAAAAACAACCCACCGTCCAGGCAGACCTGCTGCTGCTACTGGTCGCATTGATCTGGGGATTCGGCTTTGTCGCTCAACGGGCCGGCATGGATCATGTCGGTCCCTTCACCTTCAACGGCATTCGTTTCATCCTCGGCGGGCTCTGTCTGCTGCCCCTTGCCTGGGGGCGTTCAAGCGGCCCCTCCCTGTCCGCCGTACCGCAGATTGGTCTGGGCAAGGCGGGGTTCATGGCCGGGACGCTGCTCTTTGCCGCCGCTACCCTGCAGCAGGTCGGCCTGCAGTACACCACCGCCGGCAAGGCCGGATTTATCACCGGGCTCTATGTGGTGCTGGTGCCGATGTTGGGGCTCTTTTTCCGACAACGGACCAATTCCGGCACCTGGGTTGGGGCGGTGGCGGCAGCCATCGGTTTGTACCTCTTGAGTGTCAATGAGGATTTTCGCATTGAATTCGGTGACCTGCTCGAGCTGATCGGCGCCCTCTTTTGGGCCGGTCATGTCCTGATCCTCTCCTACCTCTCGCCGCGCACCAACCCGGTTCGTCTGGCGATGGTCCAGTTTTATGTCTGCGGCCTCCTCAGTCTGTTGGCCGGCGTTTATCTCGAGCAGATCAGCCTGCAGGGAATCCTTGATGCGGCCCTACCCATTTTCTACGGCGGTGTCTGCTCGGTGGGCGCGGGCTACACCCTGCAGGTGGTGGTCCAGCGCAGGGCCCACCCCTCGCATGCCGCCATCCTCCTGAGCCTGGAATCGCCCTTTGCTGCACTTGGTGGCTGGCTGCTTCTGGGAGAGATGCTCTCGGGGCGCGCACTGCTCGGCTGCTCGCTGATGCTTGCGGGCATGCTCGTCTCCCAGCTCTGGCCGATGATGTTGCACGGCAAAGACAGGGATGCGAAACCTGTTGCCTGA